In Epinephelus fuscoguttatus linkage group LG15, E.fuscoguttatus.final_Chr_v1, a genomic segment contains:
- the ralbp1 gene encoding ralA-binding protein 1, with translation MTECFLPPSSSPAEQRRAEHPGGVARTPSSEEISPTKFPGLYRTGEPSPPHDGHHHEAPDAYISDDDKEHSKKKNKFKKKEKRTEGYAAFQEDSSADEAESPSKMKRSKGIHVFKKPSFSKKKEKDFKVKEKGPKEDKAKDKKSKDLTAADVVKQWKEKKKKKKPTTEAEPVPVEIPTFRPIFGAPLTEAVKRTALYDGIQLPAIFRECVDYIESYGMKCEGIYRVSGMKSKVDELKAAYDREECPCLEEYDPHTVASLLKQYLRELPDNLLGRELAQRFEDACGRQVEAEKMTEFQRLLAEVLPESRLLLSWLITHMDHVIAREVDTKMNIQNISIVLNPTIQIGNRVLYMFFTHVRELFGDVVLKPVVRPLRWSNMATMPALPETQESIKEEIRRQEFLLNCLHRDLQAGVKDLSKEERLWEVQRILTALKRKLREAKRQECESKIAQEIASLSKEDVSKEEMTENEEEVINLLLAQENEILTEQEELISLEQVLRRQIATEKEEIERLRAEIADIQSRQQGRSETEEYSSDSESESEDEEELQMILEDLQKQNEELENKNTHLNQAIHEEQEAILELRVQLRLLQSHKLQQELTVQPPAEQAPPTQPSPEPRTEEQTKRSVAAVVVGVDAATSANGKAAKDPSKPSPNKDRRDTNM, from the exons ATGACTGAGTGCTTCCTGCCCCCCAGCAGCAGCCCTGCGGAGCAGCGCAGGGCTGAGCACCCAGGGGGCGTGGCCCGCACCCCAAGCTCTGAAGAGATCAGTCCCACCAAGTTCCCTGGCTTGTATCGCACGGGTGAACCGTCTCCGCCTCACGATGGCCATCACCACGAGGCACCTGATGCGTACATCTCAGACGATGACAAAGAGCACagcaagaagaagaacaagttcaagaagaaggagaaaagga CGGAGGGTTACGCCGCCTTCCAGGAGGACAGTTCAGCAGACGAAGCAGAGAGCCCGTCTAAGATGAAGCGCTCCAAGGGAATCCATGTGTTCAAGAAGCCTAGCTTCTccaagaagaaggagaaggactTCAAGGTGAAGGAGAAGGGCCCCAAGGAGGACAAGGCCAAGGATAAGAAATCTAAAGACctgacagctgcagatgtgGTGAAACAatggaaggagaagaagaagaagaagaaaccaaCAACAGAGGCCGAACCAGTTCCAGTGGAGATCCCCACATTTAGGCCCATCTTTGGAGCACCTCTGACTGAAGCTGTCAAGAGGACAGCTCTGTATGATGGTATCCAGCTGCCAGCCATCTTCAGAGAGTGTGTGGACTACATTGAAAGTTATGGCATGAAATGTGAAGGCATCTACCGGGTGTCAG GTATGAAGTCCAAGGTGGATGAATTGAAAGCAGCATATGACCGTGAGGAGTGCCCCTGCCTGGAGGAGTATGACCCCCACACGGTTGCCAGCCTACTGAAGCAGTACCTGCGTGAGCTGCCAGATAATCTGTTGGGCCGGGAGCTGGCCCAGCGCTTTGAGGACGCCTGTGGTCGGCAGGTTGAGGCCGAGAAGATGACGGAGTTCCAGAGGCTGCTGGCAGAGGTGTTGCCAGAAAGTCGACTTCTCCTCTCCTGGCTCATCACGCACATGGACCATGTCATTGCCAGGGAGGTGGACACCAAGATGAATATTCAGAACATCTCCATCGTCCTCAACCCAACCATACAG ATCGGGAATCGTGTCCTTTACATGTTCTTCACACATGTGAGGGAGCTGTTTGGAGACGTAGTGTTGAAGCCAGTGGTGCGGCCACTCCGCTGGTCCAACATGGCAACGATGCCGGCACTGCCTGAGACCCAAGAGAGCATCAAGGAGGAGATCCGACGACAG gaGTTCCTGCTGAACTGCTTGCACAGGGACCTTCAGGCGGGGGTGAAGGACTTATCTAAAGAGGAGCGACTCTGGGAGGTTCAGAGGATCCTGACTGCTCTGAAACGCAAACTGAGGGAGGCCAAACGTCAG GAGTGTGAGAGTAAGATAGCCCAGGAGATAGCAAGCCTCTCAAAGGAAGATGTgtcaaaagaagaaatgactgAGAATGAAGAGGAAGTCATCAACCTCCTCTTAGCACAG GAAAATGAGATCCTGACAGAGCAGGAGGAGCTGATCTCTCTCGAGCAGGTGCTTCGTAGACAGATTGCTACTGAGAAGGAGGAAATCGAGAGGCTGCGAGCTGAGATCGCAGACATACAGAG TCGACAGCAGGGCCGCAGTGAGACAGAGGAATATTCATCGGACAGTGAAAGTGAGAGTGAAGATGAGGAAGAGCTGCAGATGATTCTGGAAGACCTGCAGAAGCAAAACGAGGAACTGGAG AACAAAAACACCCACCTGAACCAGGCCATCCACGAGGAGCAGGAAGCCATCTTGGAGCTCCGCGTCCAGCTCCGCCTCCTGCAGAGCCACAAACTGCAGCAGGAACTGACCGTCCAGCCGCCGGCCGAGCAGGCCCCGCCCACGCAGCCGAGCCCAGAGCCCCGCACTGAGGAGCAAACCAAGCGCTCCGTTGCCGCGGTGGTCGTCGGTGTGGACGCCGCCACCTCGGCCAACGGCAAGGCAGCTAAGGATCCTTCGAAGCCCTCACCAAACAAAGACAGGAGGGACACCAACATGTGA
- the rab31 gene encoding ras-related protein Rab-31 codes for MAIRELKVCLLGDTGVGKSSIVCRFVQDHFDHNISPTIGASFLTKTVPSGNELHKFLIWDTAGQERFHSLAPMYYRGSAAAVIVYDITKLDSFQTLKKWVKELKEHGPEDIVVAIAGNKNDLGDIREVPMKEAKEFAESIAAIFIETSARNAVNVEELFQKISKQIPPLENTEVESNDSFKLTRQPAPSARRCC; via the exons ATGGCCATAAGGGAGCTCAAAGTTTGCCTTTTAGGG GACACTGGAGTTGGAAAATCCAGCATAGTTTGCAGATTTGTTCAGGACCATTTTGACCACAACATAAGTCCCACAATAGG AGCATCATTCCTAACCAAAACAGTGCCATCTGGAAATGAACTACACAAATTTCTGATCTGGGATACAGCCGGACAGGAAAGG TTTCACTCATTAGCCCCTATGTACTACAGAGGATCGGCTGCTGCTGTCATTGTCTATGACATAACTAAACTG GACTCCTTCCAGACGCTGAAGAAGTGGGTGAAGGAGCTGAAAGAACACGGTCCAGAGGACATTGTTGTAGCCATAGCAGGGAACAAGAATGATTTAGGAGACATCAG gGAAGTTCCTATGAAGGAAGCTAAGGAGTTTGCTGAATCAATTGCAGCTATTTTCATCGAGACTAGTGCCAGAAATGCTGTCAATGTTGAGGAGCTCTTTCAGAAAATCA gtaAACAGATTCCACCCCTGGAGAATACTGAGGTGGAGAGCAACGACTCCTTTAAATTGACCCGGCAGCCTGCTCCGTCCGCCAGGAGATGCTGCTAG